A single window of Anopheles moucheti chromosome 2, idAnoMoucSN_F20_07, whole genome shotgun sequence DNA harbors:
- the LOC128298898 gene encoding uncharacterized protein LOC128298898 produces the protein MEQNNKPYEGLKCENCCYWFSKMYLFKQHYRRYHSTLGQLIDLPTLPFFEEMVMQNDLQEELWFAVLHLSTMKPVLMRIFVAEGHATMRIANIDDIREQKRKLSAKAVHNSASIPVLYDVYSEISAEGTQSFYAVPKQNLENPVNHHGQLQPKVFLPPDLQSVVPTIDEDMGHFADVLLFNQNLSNPMCDSLMELTDSL, from the exons ATGGAGCAAAATAACAAACCGTACGAAGGACTGAAATGCGAAAATTGTTGCTATTGGTTTAGTAAAATGTACCTCTTTAAACAACACTACCGCAGATACCATAGTACGCTCGGTCAGCTAATAGATTTACCGACACTGCCATTCTTCGAGGAAATGGTAATGCAGAACGATCTTCAAGAAGAGCTGTGGTTCGCTGTACTACATCTTTCAACGATGAAGCCTGTGCTGATGCGCATATTCGTAGCGGAGGGCCACGCAACAATGCGAATCGCGAACATCGATGACATCCGGGAACAGAAACGCAAACTCTCAGCCAAAGCCGTGCACAATTCGGCTAGCATACCCGTGCTTTATGACGTCTATTCGGAGATTAGCGCAGAGGGCACTCAAAGCTTCTACGCGGTGCCGAAACAAAATCTAGAAAACCCCGTTAACCATCATGGGCAGCTTCAGCCAAAAGTTTT TTTGCCACCCGACTTACAATCGGTTGTTCCTACAATAGACGAAGATATGGGTCATTTTGccgatgttttattatttaaccaAAATCTATCAAATCCAATGTGTGACTCGTTGATGGAATTAACAGATAGTCTCTAA
- the LOC128298250 gene encoding uncharacterized protein LOC128298250: MQQHTMLRIAIFCYIFFISYCEPGNAPDAFPEPVCGQIAQMLDECFHNSTPNIAVELLYSVQIPETIEQINSRCLLFNRGMECVQRYLDVCVDAKERFIIDNEVYGAKRLYEFLCRDAAFQQEFLWHKGCFQLVHRDIDSCSKRFVSILKEEITKTTKQSFNQQYMHFCCARYAYENCVYNSARYKCKPSSAIFLRRIAKLMSTEKHFLNCDKIENEVCSSGRTVSVVEWWSVAILMLSLPLVGTV, encoded by the exons ATGCAACAGCACACCATGCTAAGGATAGCAATATTTTGCtacatttttttcatctcatACTGTG AGCCGGGCAACGCACCGGATGCCTTCCCCGAACCGGTCTGCGGACAGATTGCTCAGATGCTCGACGAATGCTTTCACAACTCAACACCCAACATTGCCGTGGAGCTGCTGTACAGTGTGCAGATTCCAGAAACCATCGAGCAGATCAACAGCCGCTGTCT TTTGTTCAATCGGGGCATGGAATGCGTCCAGCGGTACCTAGACGTGTGCGTAGACGCCAAGGAGCGGTTCATCATTGACAATGAGGTGTACGGTGCGAAGCGTTTGTACGAGTTCCTATGCCGTGATGCGGCCTTCCAGCAAG AATTCCTCTGGCACAAAGGATGCTTCCAGTTGGTGCATCGAGATATAGACTCCTGTTCGAAAAGGTTCGTCTCCATCCTGAAGGAGGAAATTACCAAAACCACCAAGCAGTCCTTCAACCAGCAGTACATGCACTTTTGCTG TGCTCGGTATGCGTACGAGAACTGCGTGTACAACAGTGCCCGTTACAAGTGCAAACCGAGCTCGGCCATATTTCTACGCCGCATCGCCAAGCTTATGTCCACCGAGAAGCATTTCCTCAACTGTGATAAGATCGAAAATGAAGTTTGCTCTTCCGGCCGGACGGTTTCTGTTGTCGAATGGTGGTCCGTAGCCATCTTGATGCTTTCCCTACCGCTCGTAGGGACCGTCTAG
- the LOC128298269 gene encoding uncharacterized protein LOC128298269 yields the protein MSAYRTRHRLRTIWWIWCTLWGSYLPFTNSAISVTVCGQAGHLLGNCFRNFTPTVAVEALHASKIPDSLEEINHRCLVFNRGMECVDQYLKECVNARQRKIIENEVYGAQKLYEFLCYDQAFQREFLRHKSCFQLVHPEWDLCSNQFIGVLKDEMTRTTKQSINVQYIHFCCARYAYENCVYSSARFICKPDSAIFLRRIAKLLSTDKHFLNCDKIENQLCSGAIRQLTGSRTVYATLLGSMIVLMMGR from the exons ATGTCGGCTTACCGGACGCGGCATCGATTGCGAACCATTTGGTGGATTTGGTGTACATTGTGGGGAT CCTACTTGCCGTTCACCAACAGTGCCATTTCCGTAACGGTGTGTGGCCAGGCCGGCCATTTGCTGGGCAATTGCTTCCGAAATTTCACCCCAACCGTTGCCGTGGAGGCGCTGCACGCTAGCAAAATTCCCGACTCGCTAGAGGAAATCAACCACCGGTGTCT GGTCTTCAATCGTGGCATGGAATGCGTTGACCAGTATCTGAAGGAGTGTGTGAACGCGCGACAGCGGAAAATAATTGAGAATGAAGTGTACGGCGCCCAAAAGCTGTACGAATTTTTGTGCTACGACCAGGCTTTCCAGCGAG AGTTTTTACGGCACAAAAGCTGCTTCCAGTTGGTCCATCCCGAGTGGGATCTCTGCTCGAATCAGTTTATAGGCGTGCTGAAGGATGAAATGACTCGAACCACCAAACAGTCCATAAACGTTCAATACATACATTTTTGCTG CGCCCGCTATGCGTACGAGAACTGTGTGTACAGCAGTGCCCGGTTCATCTGTAAACCGGACTCGGCCATATTTTTGCGCCGGATCGCGAAGCTCCTGTCGACCGATAAGCACTTTCTCAACTGTGATAAGATTGAAAACCAGCTTTGTTCCGGTGCGATACGACAGCTGACCGGTAGCCGGACGGTGTACGCCACACTCCTTGGTTCGATGATCGTACTGATGATGGGGCGGTAG